The following nucleotide sequence is from Paeniglutamicibacter kerguelensis.
GTGGGCAGGTCGAAACCCAACTCGGCAAGCGTTGCCGGCGCACGGTCCTCGAGGTCCATGGCGCCGCTGGCCATCCAGTGGTCGAACGCCGCCGCGTAGGCGTCGTCGGAGCCCGGCGCGTCGGAACCCAGGGCCTCCGCGGTGGCCTCCATGTCGGCGGTGGCCTGGGCGCACCCGGTGCGGCGGGCCAGGTAGGCCTCGATGGTCTCGCCCTCGAGGCGTTCGTGTTCCTGCGGAAGCCAGCCGATGAACGCGCCGTCCGGCGCGCTGGAGACGGTGCCGCCCAGCGGTTCGTCGACGCCGGCCAGCAAACGCAGCAGCGTCGACTTTCCGGCCCCGTTGGCGCCCACCACGCCGATGACGTCCCCGGGGGAGACAGTGAAGTTCAGGTTGGAGAAAAGGGTTCGGTGGGCGTGGCCACCGGCAAGGTCCTTGGCCACGAGCGTTGCAGTCATGGTTCCAGTTTAGTTTCCCGCGCGCCGGACCCGGACATCCGGCCTGGTTCCCTGCCCGCCGGGAGCGGGGAACCAGCGCGCGGAGCCGGGAATCAGCGCAGGTACTGCGAGCTCATCCAGCCGGTCCTGGTTCCGACCTTCACCTGGACCCATACCCCGGAGGCCTTGCCAGTCAGCCTGACCTTGGTGCTTTTCTTGACCACGGTCAGCGACTCGGAGGCGGTCGTGGCGCTCTTGCGCAGGTTCACGTTTTGGGTGGCGGTCTTGGTGGACGGCTTGACGGACGTCACCGGCTTGGTGGTCGTCTTCGGGGTGCTGGCCACACCGTAGTAGTGCTCGAGCGTCTTGGACTTCTTCTTGGCCATGGTGCGGGCCTGCGTGGTGCCGACGTAGCGGAAATGCCACGGCTCGTAGGAGTAACCGGTCACATTTTGCTGTCCCTTGGGGTAGCGCAGCACAAAGCCGTACTTCGGTGCGTTCTTGGCCATCCATTTGCCCACAGGCGTGTTTTCGAAGCAGTCCTGCAGGGCGCAGGCCTTGTTGAAGTTTCCGACGTCGAGGCTCAGCCCGGTCTGGTGCTCCGAGGTACCCGGCTTGGCGGCGAGGCTCAGCGCCTTCGTCGGTCCGTACCAGCGGGTGTACTGGTCAACGATCTTCTTTTGGGAGGAGTACGAGCGGTATCCGGAGGTGAGCTTGATTTTCACACCGTCCTTTTTGGCCGCCGCAGCAAGCTTCTTGTAGGCGGTTGCGGTTGTGGTTTGCAGGCGGATGCCGTTCGTTCCCGGGATCGTCGTGGTCTTCGGGGCGTACGTCTTGGGGGCCAGCGGGTAGGTCTTGTTGACCAGCACGTTGAACTTCTTCGGGTTCCGCGGCGGGGCCGGCTTCTTGGCCAGCTGCGGGGTCAGCGTCAACGACGCGGGCGCCAATGATTGTGCCGACGCCGACGCCGATGCCGGGGCGGCGGCGAAGCCCATGGTCAACGAGAGCGTGGCGGTCGCCAGCAGGGCCGGAATCTTAAGGTGTTTTCGCATGGGTGTGTCCGGTTCCGTTCGCTCGATGATGCCGGCCCTCTGTTGCGCGGCGTGCCTTGCGAACCATCTTATCCACAATCGTTGGTGAAAATCCTGCAGACCGAGCCGTTCGAGCTTAGTGCTGGTGTTCGGCCCGGTAGACGTGGACCAGCGCGTTGGCATGCCCGTGGCCGATGCCGTGTTCGGATTTCAACCAGTTGACCTGCTCCAGGTGTTTCTTTCCGGCAACCGCATTCAAAAGGTTCATCCAATGTTCGATCGGCTGGCCGTATTTCGACTCGATCGACGGGAAATAGGACTTGGGTCCCTTGGGTGCATCACTCATACGGTCCATCCCAGCATGCCTATGTCCCTCCCGCAAGGGTCGGGAAACAGTCGGGAAGGCAGGTAAACGCCAAAACCACCCGGGCGCGCTGCTGTTGGGCCCGTGACTTTGTACCCTACTCCGCACAAGGGATGCGGGAGCAGGATGAGAGTAGCCGACGGAAGAATGCAGGACTAAGGGCAAACCAAGGTCCTCATTGGGTTTCCGACGGAGCCCGATCGGGCGACCCCTCATCGCGTATCGACAAACTCGTGAATCGGGGGACGGGATGAAAGGCAAGGAGATCTAGACCATGAAGCGGTTTACTGGATGGCAGAACTGGTTGGTGGTGGCATCCGGCGTATACACGCTGCTCGCCATGACGTGGACCACCGCGATGGGTTCGTCCAATGCGTACATGACTGCCGGTGGTATTGCGTTGATTGTGATCGGTGCGATCAACCTGGCATTGCCGGGCACGCCCGCAGCGGAATGGGTACAGC
It contains:
- a CDS encoding D-alanyl-D-alanine carboxypeptidase family protein, translated to MRKHLKIPALLATATLSLTMGFAAAPASASASAQSLAPASLTLTPQLAKKPAPPRNPKKFNVLVNKTYPLAPKTYAPKTTTIPGTNGIRLQTTTATAYKKLAAAAKKDGVKIKLTSGYRSYSSQKKIVDQYTRWYGPTKALSLAAKPGTSEHQTGLSLDVGNFNKACALQDCFENTPVGKWMAKNAPKYGFVLRYPKGQQNVTGYSYEPWHFRYVGTTQARTMAKKKSKTLEHYYGVASTPKTTTKPVTSVKPSTKTATQNVNLRKSATTASESLTVVKKSTKVRLTGKASGVWVQVKVGTRTGWMSSQYLR
- a CDS encoding DUF4287 domain-containing protein, with the protein product MSDAPKGPKSYFPSIESKYGQPIEHWMNLLNAVAGKKHLEQVNWLKSEHGIGHGHANALVHVYRAEHQH
- a CDS encoding SPW repeat domain-containing protein, which produces MKRFTGWQNWLVVASGVYTLLAMTWTTAMGSSNAYMTAGGIALIVIGAINLALPGTPAAEWVQLVVALLVVASPWMGSFASGMPGVAWNTWIPGVVALVATGMAVKPAMREYHEHHHATSH